In a genomic window of Cydia fagiglandana chromosome 8, ilCydFagi1.1, whole genome shotgun sequence:
- the LOC134666708 gene encoding uncharacterized protein LOC134666708, translated as MEIPDVATDFVKFEKADLIRLHGAYTCMQREAGAVRDKPWQCHVVRCRDMRQAVTHMMSCPSDENCSWPVNCSLLRQKIKRLVSCEEEECPICIQKKKWQMSVSAEQRSSLIDLLVQSISNSSSIFYGNRHFSLHKKVLYTKSIEGEIYKKAENLTDYYRMMAAKKWEIKMYIEERERHRQTKRRFQANIDVEERQRTRRSVYNP; from the exons ATGGAAATTCCTGAC GTGGCTACAGACTTTGTCAAGTTTGAGAAGGCAGATTTGATCCGGCTACATGGTGCTTATACTTGCATGCAGCGTGAGGCGGGCGCAGTTCGCGACAAGCCTTGGCAGTGCCATGTTGTACGCTGCCGAGACATGAGGCAAGCTGTTACACACATGATGTCATGTCCG TCTGACGAGAATTGCAGTTGGCCTGTCAATTGTTCCTTGTTGAGACAAAAAATTAAGCGCTTGGTAAGTTGCGAAGAGGAAGAGTGTCCCATCTGCATACAGAAGAAGAAGTGGCAAATGTCTGTATCTGCAGAACAAAGAAGCAGTCTAATTGACCTACT GGTGCAATCTATTTCGAACTCCAGTTCCATATTCTACGGTAATAGACATTTCAGCTTGCATAAGAAAGTATTATACACTAAATCGATAGAGGgtgaaatttacaaaaaggcCGAAAATCTGACGGATTACTACCGAATGATGGCTGCAAAGAAATGGGAGATTAAAATGTACATCGAAGAGAGAGAAAGACACAGACAGACCAAACGGCGCTTTCAGGCGAATATAGACGTTGAGGAGAGGCAGAGGACGAGACGGAGTGTCTATAATCCCTAG
- the LOC134666792 gene encoding uncharacterized protein LOC134666792, with amino-acid sequence MQSSVTKNVFKLGYMRKVRAVLNTIAQWPNATFGKLHRRARILEAYKYVIPVAQLLALIPVLLYLKKYITTINFIDKGQVYCNIFLTALFLQRASLPFQKGYQNTVKKFCLEFHLNHYEYKSEFAKKETRKVNTLCKYVTGIILCQLYAGILLYNFVPLTLNIYMGMFSTPVPENKTFVHSVDYLLPFDAYTDARGYLVIFFFNWFPSYNIPTAMCSYDLLIFIMVFHISGHLNILSHSLKTFPQPKVVSTEQTRLYNIQEDNKEMFRALKGAIDYHRVIKKFMTEMTETFDVTLCSYLAFHQVMCCLMLLECSTMDPKALGKYGILGGVIFQQLIQTSVVFELIHSKTETLGDQVYSIAWEDMDIKNKKLFLMFLNHVQKPFGMKACGIVNVGVLTMSAILRTSFSYFIMLRTLSNQEK; translated from the exons ATGCAGTCCAG TGTCACAAAAAACGTATTTAAACTTGGCTACATGCGAAAAGTCCGTGCTGTTCTTAACACGATTGCGCAGTGGCCCAACGCCACGTTCGGCAAGCTCCACCGGCGCGCGCGCATCCTAGAGGCGTACAAATACGTCATTCCCGTGGCGCAGCTCCTCGCTCTTATACCAGTGCTGCTCTATTTGAAGAAATACATCACAACCattaattttattgataaagGACAGGTTTATTGCAACATATTCTTGACAGCTTTATTTCTT CAAAGAGCATCGCTACCTTTTCAGAAGGGTTATCAAAACACGGTGAAAAAGTTCTGTTTAGAGTTTCATTTAAATCATTACGAATATAAAAGTGAATTCGCCAAAAAG GAAACTCGCAAGGTCAATACACTTTGCAAGTACGTCACCGGGATAATTCTTTGCCAACTGTACGCTGGGATACTTTTATATAATTTCGTGCCCCTCACCCTAAATATATATATGGGAATGTTCTCTACACCCGTACCAGAGAATAAAACATTCGTTCACTCTGTGGACTACCTATTACCTTTCGACGCATACACTGACGCAAGGGGCTACTTAGTAATATTCTTTTTTAACTGGTTCCCGTCTTACAATATACCAACTGCAATGTGCAGTTACGATCTCTTGATATTCATAATGGTTTTTCATATTTCGGGCCATTTGAATATACTCTCGCATAGTCTAAAAACTTTTCCACAACCGAAAGTCGTCAGTACTGAGCAGACTAGACTTTATAATATACAAGAAGATAACAAAGAAATGTTTCGTGCTTTAAAAGGTGCAATCGATTACCACAGAGTGATTAAGAA gtTCATGACAGAAATGACTGAAACGTTCGACGTGACATTATGTAGCTATCTTGCTTTCCATCAAGTGATGTGCTGCTTGATGTTGTTGGAGTGTTCTACCATG GACCCTAAAGCACTTGGAAAATATGGAATACTGGGCGGGGTCATATTCCAACAATTAATCCAAACCTCTGTGGTATTTGAATTAATTCATTCAAAG ACCGAAACTCTCGGGGATCAAGTGTACTCGATAGCTTGGGAAGACATGGACATAAAAAATAAGAAACTATTTCTAATGTTTCTGAACCACGTGCAGAAGCCGTTTGGTATGAAAGCCTGCGGGATCGTGAATGTCGGAGTGCTGACGATGTCTGCG ATTTTAAGGACATCGTTCTCATATTTCATAATGTTACGTACTCTAAGCAaccaagaaaaataa
- the LOC134666794 gene encoding carbohydrate sulfotransferase 4-like: MLLRFNFYSTFFTICISVLLILAVTRYKDNTKHRSCPERPRNSNNFLTVGDEEQWNNPHVASPNIDDILQETRVKIALELSNYNFTNSAAKNLQELLLESGGQPLRSLVISTWRSGSTFLGDILNAMPGNFYHFEPFMNVKVYQIRGPPEAEKAIITVKTLFKCDFDIFLHGYLEDYLRNKVVPWYQFRHNDRLWKHVKYHRDLFFDPMFISNFCKLFPFQSMKLVRFRLRLVQEVLDDHDLNVKVVLLVRDPRAVMQSRQGKGVEFCKKTSPDCSRPELLCADMISDYIAAKKLQHQYPNRLVVLRMEDLSLDPKSMTLQLFKFLGLSMTPEVEQFLASHTTLQVGGAYATFRVSRDVPFKWKNILHYDYVEEIQTACKQAMELWGYRLAHNATHMASKEFYPLDTFNYSTVLRSK; this comes from the exons ATGCTGTTGAGATTTAACTTTTATTCGACATTTTTCACAATCTGCATCAGTGTATTGTTAATTCTTGCTGTAACTCGATATAAAGACAACACAAAGCACCGTTCATGTCCAGAGAGGCCCAGGAATAGTAACAACTTCCTGACGGTAGGAGATGAAGAACAATGGAACAACCCGCACGTCGCCTCACCAAACATTGACGATATACTCCAGGAGACTAGAGTGAAAATTGCATTAGAGCTATCGAATTACAACTTCACAAATTCAGCGGCAAAAAACCTGCAGGAATTACTGCTGGAATCGGGGGGGCAGCCTCTACGAAGCCTCGTTATATCAACGTGGAGGTCTGGCTCAACATTCCTAGGTGATATTTTGAATGCGATGCCTGGAAACTTCTACCACTTTGAGCCATTTATGAATGTCAAAGTATATCAGATCAGAGGCCCACCGGAAGCAGAAAAAGCAATAATAACAGTCAAGACCTTGTTCAAATGTGATTTCGACATCTTTTTACACGGATATTTGGAAGATTACCTTCGTAATAAGGTGGTACCATGGTACCAGTTCAGACACAATGATAGATTATGGAAGCACGTTAAATACCACAGAGATCTGTTTTTCGATCCTATGTTCATTTCTAACTTTTGTAAGTTGTTCCCTTTCCAAAGTATGAAACTGGTGCGCTTCCGGCTACGACTGGTGCAGGAAGTCCTGGATGATCATGA TCTCAATGTAAAAGTGGTATTGTTGGTTCGCGACCCCCGGGCGGTCATGCAGTCCCGACAAGGCAAAGGCGTGGAGTTCTGTAAAAAAACAAGCCCAGATTGCTCTCGGCCCGAACTGCTCTGCGCTGACATGATAAGCGACTATATAGCTGCGAAAAAACTTCAGCATCAATACCCAAACCGCCTTGT GGTACTGCGTATGGAAGATTTATCTTTAGACCCCAAAAGCATGACGCTCCAATTATTCAAGTTCTTAGGCCTCAGCATGACGCCTGAAGTTGAGCAGTTTCTGGCCTCGCACACCACCCTGCAGGTGGGGGGAGCCTACGCCACCTTCAGAGTGTCCCGCGATGTACCGTTCAAGTGGAAGAATATTTTACACTATGACTACGTTGAGGAGATACAG ACGGCATGCAAGCAGGCTATGGAGTTGTGGGGATATCGCTTGGCGCACAACGCTACGCACATGGCAAGCAAGGAGTTTTACCCACTGGACACATTCAATTACTCAACGGTTTTAAGAAGCAAATAA